In a single window of the Streptomyces sp. HUAS ZL42 genome:
- a CDS encoding HAD hydrolase-like protein, which yields MSQSVRTRPEGSGQALSEAYDTALLDLDGVVYAGGNAIVHAVESLATARSGGMHLAYVTNNALRTPDVVAAHLTALGMPTGAEDVITSAQAVARLISEQVPSGARVLVIGGEGLRVALRERGLEPVESADDDPAAVVQGYGGPELAWGRFAEACYAIARGVPWFASNTDLTIPSARGIAPGNGAAVEVVRIATGAEPQVAGKPLPPMHRETILRTGAERPLVVGDRLDTDIEGAFNGEVDSLLVLTGVTDGAHLLAAPPQHRPTYVDADLRGLLTGQPDVTEAGDGFRCGGWTATAGAERLELDGEGAALDGLRALCAAAWTAAGEASCTLDGGKALARLGL from the coding sequence ATGAGCCAGAGCGTCAGGACGAGGCCCGAGGGCAGTGGGCAGGCCCTGAGCGAGGCGTACGACACTGCGCTGCTCGACCTGGACGGGGTGGTGTACGCGGGCGGGAACGCGATCGTGCACGCGGTCGAGTCCCTCGCCACGGCCCGCTCGGGCGGGATGCATCTCGCCTATGTCACGAACAACGCGCTGCGGACGCCGGACGTCGTGGCCGCGCATCTGACCGCGCTGGGCATGCCGACGGGTGCCGAGGACGTCATCACGTCGGCTCAGGCCGTGGCCCGGCTCATCAGTGAGCAGGTGCCGTCGGGCGCCCGGGTGCTGGTGATCGGCGGGGAGGGTCTGCGGGTGGCGTTGCGCGAGCGCGGGCTCGAGCCCGTCGAGTCCGCCGACGACGATCCGGCGGCCGTGGTGCAGGGGTACGGGGGGCCCGAGCTGGCGTGGGGTCGTTTCGCGGAGGCGTGCTACGCCATCGCGCGCGGGGTGCCCTGGTTCGCGTCCAACACCGACCTGACGATTCCGAGCGCACGTGGGATCGCCCCGGGCAACGGGGCGGCCGTGGAGGTCGTGCGGATCGCGACCGGTGCCGAGCCGCAGGTGGCGGGCAAGCCGCTGCCTCCGATGCATCGGGAGACGATCCTGCGGACCGGTGCCGAGCGGCCGCTGGTGGTCGGTGACCGGCTGGACACCGACATCGAGGGGGCGTTCAACGGGGAGGTCGACTCGCTGCTCGTGCTGACCGGCGTGACCGACGGGGCGCACCTGCTCGCCGCGCCGCCGCAGCACCGGCCCACGTATGTCGACGCCGATCTGCGCGGGCTGCTGACCGGGCAGCCGGATGTCACGGAGGCCGGTGACGGTTTCCGGTGCGGTGGCTGGACGGCGACGGCGGGTGCCGAGCGGCTGGAACTCGACGGTGAGGGAGCGGCCTTGGACGGCCTGCGGGCGCTGTGCGCGGCGGCCTGGACGGCGGCCGGGGAGGCCTCCTGCACGCTGGACGGGGGGAAGGCGCTGGCGCGGCTGGGGCTGTGA
- a CDS encoding FecCD family ABC transporter permease encodes MLVDSPPEQRAETAPAPPTRRAIRSLGLLVAVLILVLVALASITIGAKELSLAQVWHGLFENSGTYGDVVVDERLSRTVLGLLAGAALGLSGAVLQALTRNPLADPGLLGINAGASAAVVTAMTYFGVTSLSGYVWFAFVGAAAVGALVWFLGGSRGATPVRLALAGTAISAALYGYLQAVMIMDEAALAKMRFWTVGSLSSATDGTILQVLPFLAAGTVLALALARPLNAVAMGDDTAKALGAGLNRTRALSMLAATVLCGAATAACGPIAFVGLMVPHVVRSFTGPDLRWILPYATILSPVLLLGSDVIGRVVARPSELQVGIITAIIGGPVFIFLVRRRRTAQL; translated from the coding sequence GTGTTGGTCGACAGTCCTCCCGAACAGCGCGCGGAGACCGCCCCCGCGCCCCCAACCCGCCGGGCGATACGTTCCCTTGGGCTCCTCGTCGCCGTCCTGATCCTCGTGCTCGTCGCGCTGGCGAGCATCACCATCGGCGCGAAGGAGCTGTCGCTCGCGCAGGTCTGGCACGGTCTGTTCGAGAACTCGGGGACGTACGGCGACGTCGTGGTCGACGAGCGGCTGTCGCGGACCGTCCTCGGGCTGCTCGCCGGCGCCGCGCTCGGCCTCTCCGGTGCCGTGCTGCAGGCGCTGACCCGCAATCCGCTGGCCGACCCGGGCCTGCTCGGCATCAACGCGGGTGCCTCGGCCGCGGTCGTCACGGCCATGACGTACTTCGGCGTCACGAGCCTGAGCGGCTATGTGTGGTTCGCGTTCGTCGGGGCGGCCGCGGTCGGCGCGCTCGTCTGGTTCCTCGGCGGCAGCCGGGGGGCCACGCCGGTGCGGCTCGCGCTGGCCGGCACGGCGATCAGCGCCGCGCTCTACGGCTACCTCCAGGCCGTGATGATCATGGATGAGGCGGCGCTGGCCAAGATGCGCTTCTGGACGGTGGGTTCGCTGTCGTCGGCCACCGACGGGACGATCCTGCAGGTGCTGCCGTTCCTGGCGGCGGGTACGGTCCTGGCACTCGCGCTCGCCCGGCCGCTCAACGCCGTGGCCATGGGCGACGACACCGCCAAGGCCCTCGGCGCCGGCCTCAACCGCACCCGGGCGCTGTCCATGCTCGCCGCCACCGTGCTGTGCGGGGCCGCGACCGCCGCCTGCGGGCCGATCGCTTTCGTCGGACTGATGGTCCCGCACGTCGTGCGCTCCTTCACCGGGCCCGACCTGCGCTGGATCCTGCCGTACGCGACGATCCTGTCGCCCGTGCTGCTGCTCGGCTCCGACGTGATCGGCCGGGTCGTCGCCCGCCCCTCGGAGCTGCAGGTCGGCATCATCACGGCGATCATCGGCGGCCCGGTCTTCATCTTTCTCGTACGACGGAGGAGGACGGCCCAGCTGTGA
- a CDS encoding FecCD family ABC transporter permease, translating into MTTAPKTTRARRAVRSTRVLRTPGGLSVRLDVRALTVVVLLLLAALAASVVLIGTGDFPIPAADVLKALAGDGNPGQEFIVNELRLPRVLVGLLVGASLGLGGALFQAISRNPLGSPDVLGLGQGATAGALVVIVLLSGSATQVTAGALVGGLVTGAAIYLLSWKRGVHGYRLVLVGIGVSAVVTAVNGYLLTKADLVDAARAVVWMTGSLNGRDWDQVWPLLGLCAVLVPLVLANARGLRMMEMGDDVSGALGVRVERVRLLLMVSAVLLTAAATAAAGPVSFVALTAPQLARRLTRAPGPNLLPSLCMGATLLVTADWASQRAFGADQLPVGVVTGVLGGIYLLWLLVTERRAGRI; encoded by the coding sequence GTGACGACCGCACCGAAGACCACCCGGGCCCGGCGTGCCGTCCGCAGCACCCGCGTGCTGCGGACCCCGGGCGGGCTCTCCGTCCGGCTGGACGTCCGCGCCCTCACCGTCGTCGTCCTGTTGCTGCTCGCCGCGCTCGCCGCGAGTGTCGTGCTGATCGGCACCGGTGACTTTCCCATCCCGGCCGCCGACGTGCTCAAGGCGCTGGCCGGCGACGGCAACCCGGGCCAGGAGTTCATCGTCAACGAGCTGCGGCTGCCCCGGGTCCTGGTCGGCCTGCTGGTCGGAGCCTCGCTCGGGCTGGGCGGGGCCCTGTTCCAGGCCATCTCCCGCAACCCGCTGGGCAGCCCGGACGTGCTCGGCCTCGGACAGGGGGCGACGGCCGGGGCGCTCGTGGTGATCGTGCTGCTCTCCGGGAGCGCGACGCAAGTCACCGCCGGAGCTCTCGTGGGCGGCCTGGTGACGGGAGCCGCCATCTACCTGCTGTCCTGGAAGCGGGGTGTGCACGGCTACCGGCTGGTGCTCGTCGGCATCGGCGTGTCTGCGGTCGTCACGGCGGTCAACGGCTATCTGCTCACCAAGGCAGACCTGGTCGACGCCGCCCGCGCGGTCGTGTGGATGACCGGATCGCTCAACGGCCGTGACTGGGACCAGGTCTGGCCGCTGCTCGGCCTGTGCGCCGTGCTCGTACCGCTCGTCCTCGCCAATGCGCGAGGGCTGCGGATGATGGAGATGGGCGACGACGTCTCGGGCGCACTCGGGGTGCGTGTGGAGCGTGTACGCCTGCTGCTGATGGTCTCCGCCGTCCTGCTCACCGCGGCCGCCACCGCCGCGGCCGGTCCCGTCAGTTTCGTGGCGCTCACCGCGCCGCAGCTCGCCCGCCGCCTGACCCGCGCGCCCGGGCCGAATCTCCTGCCGTCCCTATGCATGGGCGCCACCCTCCTCGTCACCGCCGACTGGGCCTCCCAGCGGGCCTTCGGCGCCGACCAGCTGCCCGTGGGCGTGGTCACCGGGGTGCTGGGCGGGATTTACCTGCTGTGGCTCCTTGTCACCGAGCGCAGGGCGGGCCGGATATGA
- a CDS encoding ABC transporter ATP-binding protein, whose amino-acid sequence MSADPRVTAGPINPRSTVNRLSAENVTLAYDQRVIAEQLSVEIPDNSFTVIVGPNACGKSTLLRALSRMLKPTQGRVLLDGQVIQSMPAKKVARTLGLLPQSSIAPDGITVADLVGRGRYPHQGILRQWSSDDERVVQESMAQTGVVELADRYVDELSGGQRQRVWIAMALAQQTPLLLLDEPTTYLDIQHQIDVLDLCAELHEEQGRTLVAVLHDLNHAARYATHLIALKGGEVIAQGAPNDVVTAGLVEEVFGLRCQVIDDPETGTPLVVPAARKARTRVPVTEAS is encoded by the coding sequence ATGAGTGCCGACCCGCGCGTCACCGCCGGCCCGATCAACCCAAGGAGCACCGTGAACCGCCTGTCCGCCGAGAACGTCACCCTCGCCTACGACCAGCGCGTGATCGCGGAGCAGTTGTCGGTGGAGATTCCGGACAACTCCTTCACCGTGATCGTCGGCCCCAACGCGTGCGGCAAGTCGACGCTCCTGCGGGCGCTGTCGCGGATGCTGAAGCCGACGCAGGGCCGGGTTCTGCTCGACGGGCAGGTCATCCAGTCGATGCCCGCGAAGAAGGTCGCTCGGACACTGGGCCTGCTGCCGCAGTCGTCCATCGCGCCCGACGGGATCACGGTTGCCGATCTGGTGGGCCGCGGCCGCTACCCCCACCAGGGGATCCTGCGCCAGTGGTCGAGCGACGACGAGCGGGTCGTCCAGGAGTCGATGGCGCAGACCGGGGTCGTCGAGCTCGCCGACCGGTACGTCGACGAGCTCTCCGGCGGTCAGCGCCAGCGCGTGTGGATCGCGATGGCCCTCGCCCAGCAGACCCCGCTGCTGCTGCTCGACGAGCCGACGACCTATCTCGACATCCAGCACCAGATCGACGTCCTCGACCTGTGCGCGGAGCTGCACGAGGAGCAGGGGCGGACGCTCGTCGCCGTCCTGCACGACCTCAACCACGCGGCCCGGTACGCGACCCACCTCATCGCTCTGAAGGGCGGCGAGGTGATCGCTCAGGGCGCGCCGAACGACGTCGTCACCGCCGGGCTGGTCGAAGAGGTCTTCGGACTCCGCTGCCAGGTCATCGACGATCCGGAGACGGGGACGCCGCTGGTGGTGCCGGCCGCGCGGAAGGCACGCACACGCGTGCCGGTCACAGAAGCTTCCTGA
- a CDS encoding sterol-binding protein: MATIEECRAALEKLSDNMQNAEGDVRTAAAMDRSVSCHITDLDVTFVGRMAGGRIVVHDTLEGLPREKAQIRLTMAGNDLVAMVDGELHFAKAWGSGRVRLEAALMDLFRLRKLL, from the coding sequence ATGGCCACGATTGAGGAGTGCCGCGCCGCACTCGAAAAACTCTCGGACAACATGCAGAACGCCGAAGGGGACGTCCGCACGGCCGCTGCCATGGACCGTTCGGTGAGCTGCCACATCACCGACCTCGACGTCACCTTCGTCGGCCGTATGGCGGGCGGCCGGATCGTGGTGCACGACACACTCGAGGGCCTCCCGCGAGAGAAGGCCCAGATCAGGCTGACCATGGCCGGTAACGACCTGGTCGCGATGGTCGACGGTGAGCTGCACTTCGCGAAGGCCTGGGGCTCGGGCCGGGTGCGGCTGGAGGCCGCCCTCATGGACCTGTTCCGGCTCAGGAAGCTTCTGTGA
- a CDS encoding TlyA family RNA methyltransferase, translated as MAGVARRRLDAELVRRKLARSREHASQLIAAGRVTVGKTVATKPATQVETAAAIAVAAAADDPDYVSRGGHKLAGALQVFVPQGLLVEGRRALDAGASTGGFTDVLLRSGAAHVVAVDVGYGQLAWTLQSDERVTVKDRTNVRELTLEAIDGEPVDLVVGDLSFIPLGLVLPALVRCVKPDADLVMMVKPQFEVGKERLGSGGVVRSPQLRAEAVRGVAQKAWDLGLGVKGVTASPLPGPSGNVEYFLWLRAGAPAPDPADVDRAVAEGPR; from the coding sequence GTGGCAGGAGTCGCACGCCGCCGTCTCGACGCGGAGCTGGTCCGCCGGAAGCTCGCGCGCTCGCGCGAGCACGCGAGCCAGCTGATCGCCGCAGGGCGCGTCACCGTCGGCAAGACCGTCGCGACCAAGCCCGCCACGCAGGTGGAGACGGCGGCGGCGATCGCCGTCGCCGCCGCCGCCGACGATCCCGACTACGTGTCCCGGGGCGGGCACAAGCTCGCCGGCGCGTTGCAGGTGTTCGTGCCGCAGGGGCTGCTCGTCGAGGGGCGGCGGGCTCTGGACGCGGGCGCCTCCACCGGGGGTTTCACGGACGTCCTGCTGCGGTCGGGCGCCGCGCACGTCGTCGCCGTGGACGTCGGATACGGACAACTCGCATGGACTCTGCAGAGCGATGAACGCGTCACCGTCAAGGATCGTACGAACGTACGCGAGTTGACGCTCGAAGCGATCGATGGGGAGCCAGTGGATCTTGTCGTGGGGGATCTGTCCTTCATCCCGCTCGGACTGGTGCTGCCCGCCCTGGTGCGGTGCGTGAAGCCGGACGCCGATCTGGTGATGATGGTCAAGCCGCAGTTCGAAGTGGGGAAGGAACGACTGGGAAGCGGGGGAGTCGTACGGAGCCCGCAGCTGCGGGCCGAGGCCGTGCGCGGCGTGGCCCAGAAGGCATGGGACCTGGGGCTCGGGGTGAAGGGTGTCACCGCCAGTCCCCTGCCCGGGCCCTCGGGCAATGTCGAGTACTTCCTGTGGCTGCGTGCCGGGGCACCCGCTCCGGACCCGGCCGACGTTGACCGTGCAGTGGCGGAGGGGCCGCGTTGA